A stretch of DNA from Yoonia sp. BS5-3:
CAAGGTATCAGTTTTTGGTTTTTCTGTTCCGTGCCGCCAGCAATTTCAAACGCAAGGCGTTCAACTGGATAAAGCCTTGCGCATCAGACTGATCGTATGCGCCCATATCATCTTCGAATGTGACATGTTCTTCAGAATAAAGCGTTTCATCCGACCAACGGGCAACAGTCGTAACCGAGCCCTTGTACAGTTTCACCCGAACAGTGCCGGACACATGTTCCTGGCTCTTGTCGATCAGGGCTTGCAGCATTTCGCGTTCAGGTGAGAACCAGAAACCATTGTAGATCAGCTCGGCATAGCGCGGCATGATGCTATCCTTAAGATGCCCAGCGCCGCTATCAAGCGTGATCTGCTCGATCCCGCGATGGGCTTCCAACAGAACAGTGCCGCCGGGGGTTTCATAGACGCCGCGGGATTTCATACCGATAAAGCGGTTTTCAACCAGATCAAGACGACCGACGCCATGCTTTCCGCCCAGCTCATTCAGCTTGGTTAGGATCGTGGCTGGTGACATCATTTCACCGTTAATGGCAACAGCATCGCCACGCTCGAAGGTAATTTCGACCATTTCGGGTGTATCAGGGGCTGCTTCAGGGCTGACTGTGCGCTGGTAGACATGTTCCGGCGCTTCTTCGGCGGGGTCTTCCAGAATTTTGCCCTCAGATGAGGTATGCAGCAGGTTCGCGTCAACGCTGAAAGGGGCCTCGCCGCGTTTGTCTTTGGCGATGGGGATTTGGTGCTTTTCAGCAAAATCGATCAGCTTGGTGCGGCTGCCCAGATCCCATTCACGCCATGGGGCAACAACCTTAATCTCAGGGTTCAGCGCATAGGCGGCCAGTTCAAACCGGATCTGGTCGTTCCCCTTGCCTGTCGCTCCGTGGGACACGGCATCGGCGCCTTCTGCGGCAGCAATCTCAACCAGCCGCTTGGAAATCAACGGACGCGCAATGGATGTGCCCAGAAGATACAGACCTTCATAAAGCGCGTTCGCACGAAACATTGGGAAAACGAAATCGCGGACAAATTCTTCGCGCAGGTCCTCGATATAGATGTTGGTTGCACCCATCATCTCGGCCTTTTTGCGGGCAGGTTCCAGCTCTTCCCCTTGGCCAAGATCGGCGGTGAAGGTGATCACTTCGCAATCATACTCAGTCTGCAACCATTTCAGGATGATCGAAGTATCCAATCCACCAGAATAGGCGAGAACAACTTTTTTCGGGGCGGTCATGCGCTGGGCCTTTGCATCAGATATATCCTAAGCCGGGCGATACCGCTTTTCAGAAGGCGGGGCAAGGATCAGGCCATCATAGAGCTTTCCGGTAGTTTGCCTGCGCCATACAACCTTAGATTTATCAATGTGGATTTTGGAACAATCGGGGGAACGGAACAGCTGATTTCCCCATGAAAGCAGCCGCCTTCATGCCCATTTTCTCAGTGGGGCGCACAAAGACGAAGGACCAAAGGAGAAACAGAAAATGCTGGCTGCGAGACTTAGAAGTGTATCAAGCGTCGTGAATATGGCGCTATTGATTTTGGTGGGATGTATGGCCGCAGCGGCTGTGATCTATACAGTCATTTGCCTTTTGGGTCTGGCCCCTTGGCTTGAATTCACAGCTGTGTTTGGGGACACGGTCTTGCCGCAAGCAGGA
This window harbors:
- a CDS encoding argininosuccinate synthase — its product is MSDAKAQRMTAPKKVVLAYSGGLDTSIILKWLQTEYDCEVITFTADLGQGEELEPARKKAEMMGATNIYIEDLREEFVRDFVFPMFRANALYEGLYLLGTSIARPLISKRLVEIAAAEGADAVSHGATGKGNDQIRFELAAYALNPEIKVVAPWREWDLGSRTKLIDFAEKHQIPIAKDKRGEAPFSVDANLLHTSSEGKILEDPAEEAPEHVYQRTVSPEAAPDTPEMVEITFERGDAVAINGEMMSPATILTKLNELGGKHGVGRLDLVENRFIGMKSRGVYETPGGTVLLEAHRGIEQITLDSGAGHLKDSIMPRYAELIYNGFWFSPEREMLQALIDKSQEHVSGTVRVKLYKGSVTTVARWSDETLYSEEHVTFEDDMGAYDQSDAQGFIQLNALRLKLLAARNRKTKN